A region from the Pelobates fuscus isolate aPelFus1 chromosome 1, aPelFus1.pri, whole genome shotgun sequence genome encodes:
- the NCMAP gene encoding noncompact myelin-associated protein: protein MATAPQLTITTLSTINITTRSQEQILYQSAGAIVAAIVVGVVLIFALVLIILKMYNRRTRTERELGMKSTKIITNPSTRGHNSSLSLPTSITSVPPDIHLENR from the exons ATGGCAACGGCACCTCAATTAACTATTACAACATTATCAACAATAAATATAACAACACGGTCACAGGAACAGATTCTGTATCAGA GTGCTGGTGCAATAGTTGCTGCCATTGTCGTAGGTGTCGTTCTTATATTTGCACTGGTGCTAATTATACTCAAGATGTACAACAG GCGTACGAGGACAGAAAGAGAGCTGGGGATGAAAAGCACCAAAATCATTACTAACCCTAGTACTAGAGGTCACAACAGCTCGCTCAGTTTGCCTACATCTATAACATCTGTTCCACCAGATATCCACCTTGAGAATCGATGA